In Methanofollis sp., a single genomic region encodes these proteins:
- the purH gene encoding bifunctional phosphoribosylaminoimidazolecarboxamide formyltransferase/IMP cyclohydrolase: protein LALAKKVFARTAAYDAAISNYLSGLDGGFPETYSFQFRNGRSLRYGENPHQKAAVYGDHGIAGQVPLQGKEMSYNNYLDVDAAVSLLREFDEPTSVIVKHNNPCGVAIGKNGLEAYLAAREVDPVSAYGSIVALNTPVDTAIAAELCGTFVEVIVAPSYSPEAVEMMKKKPNMRVLVLPEKTAADEVRSIDGGILVQRTPAPKEEWKVVSEREPTEQEIAAMRFAMKICKHTKSNAIIYANDHVALGIGAGQMNRVDSAKIAVEKARSSLKGSVVASDAFLPFADTMEVAAAAGATALVQPGGSIRDQEVIEAANKLNVAMVFTGVRYFRH, encoded by the coding sequence GCTTGCCCTTGCAAAGAAGGTCTTTGCACGGACGGCCGCCTACGACGCCGCGATCTCGAACTATCTCTCCGGCCTCGACGGCGGTTTCCCGGAGACCTACTCCTTCCAGTTCAGGAACGGCCGGTCCCTCCGTTACGGCGAGAACCCGCACCAGAAGGCGGCCGTCTACGGCGACCACGGCATCGCCGGCCAGGTGCCCCTGCAGGGGAAGGAGATGTCGTACAACAACTACCTTGACGTCGATGCGGCCGTCTCCCTTCTCCGCGAGTTCGACGAACCGACGTCGGTGATCGTCAAGCACAACAACCCCTGCGGCGTCGCCATCGGGAAGAACGGACTCGAAGCCTACCTCGCCGCCCGCGAGGTCGACCCGGTCTCCGCCTACGGTTCGATCGTCGCCCTCAACACCCCGGTGGACACGGCGATCGCGGCAGAACTCTGCGGCACCTTCGTCGAGGTCATCGTCGCCCCGTCGTACTCGCCCGAGGCCGTCGAGATGATGAAGAAGAAGCCGAACATGCGTGTCCTTGTCCTGCCGGAGAAGACGGCGGCCGACGAGGTCAGGAGCATCGACGGCGGCATCCTCGTCCAGCGGACTCCCGCACCGAAGGAGGAGTGGAAGGTCGTCTCAGAGCGCGAACCGACCGAGCAGGAGATTGCGGCGATGCGCTTTGCGATGAAGATCTGCAAGCACACGAAGAGCAACGCGATCATCTATGCCAACGACCATGTCGCCCTCGGCATCGGCGCCGGGCAGATGAACCGCGTCGACTCCGCGAAGATCGCCGTCGAGAAGGCGCGGTCTTCCCTGAAGGGCTCTGTCGTGGCGTCCGACGCCTTCCTGCCCTTCGCCGATACCATGGAGGTCGCGGCGGCGGCCGGCGCGACGGCCCTCGTGCAGCCGGGCGGATCGATCCGTGACCAGGAGGTCATCGAAGCGGCAAACAAGCTCAATGTCGCGATGGTCTTCACGGGCGTGCGCTATTTCAGGCACTGA